The sequence AACGCTCACCCATTCTTGAAATATCACTCATGCTGAAACTTCCGAGCTCTGCACCAACAATTACTCCACGATACTCACCATCCGATTGAGCAGGTTTTGCATAAACAGGTAAACGAGGATCGTTAAAAGCGAGTAACTGATCAATCATTACATCAGCAACACCGTGATCATCGCGTGCATCAACTTCTTTATTGGTGTAAAATGGTTCATAATAAGGATCGGCACCTGACCAGTAGAAATATGCATTCTCATCATTTGATGCAATAACAGGATAGGTAGAAGGATTACCTGTAATCTGCTCAATAACGCTTTTTGCGGTTGTTGCATCAGCATCCATTAAACGACAAGCCATTCGTAAACGCAAGCTGTTTGCAAACTTCTGCCACAATTCAGTATCACCTCCAAACAAAATATCACCACTACCAAGCGCATCGCTGGCTCTCTGATTGAACAAAGTATTGGCTTCTTCCAACATTGCCATTATTGCAGGATAGATTTCTTCCTGTGTTTGATACGCAGGCGACAATACACCTTCTTCAGCACCAAGCGCGTCGGTAAATGGAATATCTCTCCACATATCAGTAGCAACTAACCAGATATATGCACTATAAGTAGTTGCTGCAGCTTTCATATTAATGTCACCTGCTTCCTCCGCCTGAGTAATAATCTGTTTCAGGTTTTGCTGATTGCGATAAACAGTTGCAAAATACGAGTTAAAAGTACCTTCCCTAAATTCATAAATTGACTCCTCGGGATACTGAATTTTACCAACCTGGTTCGAATATCCAAGTGTTCCGGCTCCAATGGCCGAAAGATTAAAAGTATTTGTGGTAAAGTTGTTAAGCACATAGGCCATGATGTTTGTTGATGGCACAGCCGTAGGACTATTCGGATCGGTGTTAATATCTTCGTAATCACCGGTACACGATACTATTGCCACTATTAGCAATAGCACGATACTAAATCTTATATTTTTAAATTTTAACATGATGTTTCAGTTTTAATAGTGAACAGAATTAAAATGTCACGTTTAATTTGAATCCTAGGTTACGGGTAGCAGGAAGCTGGTATTGCTCAATACCCATACCTGCTTCAGTTGTTCCGAAAGCTGTTTCAGGATCAATACCAATGTCATTGGATTTATGGGTCCACAGAATGGCCATATTACGACCAACAAAAGAAATATTGGCACTTTTAATAAAATCAACTTTATCAAGCAAACTTGAAGGAAGGCTGTAACCAAAAGTTACTTCTCTTAGTTTTATGAAGCTACCATCGATCATACCTGTCTTTTCAATTCCCCAATATCTTTCGTAGTAATCTTGTGCTGATACAACAATGTCGTTTGTACTTCCGTCAGTTTTAACAACAGTCTCATCTTTCAGTACATCCTGACCAACAACAACTCCAACCTCGCGAATATTGTACCCTTCAGCACCTTCGCGCGAAGCCATTTGTGCAGTTTCTTCACTAACACCCGACATTCCACCAAACCAATCGGTTACAGAGAAAATATCTCCACCCCAACGCATGTCTACAAGGAAACTGGCGTTGAAGTTTCTCCAACTGAATGAGTTGTTAATACCTCCAATCCAGTCTGGCATTACATTACCTACAATCTCAGGATCAGATCCCGGAGTTGGCAAACCATTAGAAGCAACAACAATATCTCCGTTATCGTTTCTGTTGTATGAGTAAGCT comes from uncultured Draconibacterium sp. and encodes:
- a CDS encoding SusD/RagB family nutrient-binding outer membrane lipoprotein; amino-acid sequence: MLKFKNIRFSIVLLLIVAIVSCTGDYEDINTDPNSPTAVPSTNIMAYVLNNFTTNTFNLSAIGAGTLGYSNQVGKIQYPEESIYEFREGTFNSYFATVYRNQQNLKQIITQAEEAGDINMKAAATTYSAYIWLVATDMWRDIPFTDALGAEEGVLSPAYQTQEEIYPAIMAMLEEANTLFNQRASDALGSGDILFGGDTELWQKFANSLRLRMACRLMDADATTAKSVIEQITGNPSTYPVIASNDENAYFYWSGADPYYEPFYTNKEVDARDDHGVADVMIDQLLAFNDPRLPVYAKPAQSDGEYRGVIVGAELGSFSMSDISRMGERFREDAAGFSPYMNYAEVNFIVAEAAARGWSVGVTAEDAYQAGITASMEENGIATAEIEAYLAQDEIAYGDDMDQIYIQKWISLFKNGQEAWAETRRTDVPLLAAAPDAFYIGHSRPPFRQPYPTNEYNLNTDNIKPYWDQVEDRLWGKKMFWDVRTGVN